A window of the Streptomyces luomodiensis genome harbors these coding sequences:
- a CDS encoding rhomboid-like protein codes for MADTRSGAEGRAALTRALRGVPFTLGYTLVLLGTGLYATLGDPGTVHDLLAGSSTDVSHLSQRPLLTLLVSGLWVVGGVTSPYLVAFPLVLGGLERRVGGVRTAVVFLLGHVLATLLTELPVGLSVAVGHLPASSLRRLDYGVSYGLIACAAALAGLLPPRRRWALLGGIGAVLVAGSFVGADPLTGWGHAFALLTGVVCGPYVRRRARRRASARHAECGIAHSEQVTGNTRRPSAH; via the coding sequence ATGGCGGACACGCGGAGCGGAGCAGAGGGCCGGGCCGCGCTGACGCGCGCGCTCCGCGGCGTGCCGTTCACCCTCGGCTACACGCTCGTCCTGCTCGGCACCGGGCTCTACGCGACGCTCGGCGACCCCGGCACGGTGCACGATCTGCTCGCGGGCTCCAGCACCGACGTGTCCCACCTCTCCCAGCGGCCGCTGCTGACCCTGCTGGTCAGCGGGTTGTGGGTGGTGGGCGGCGTCACCTCGCCGTATCTGGTCGCCTTCCCGCTGGTGCTCGGCGGGCTGGAGCGGCGCGTGGGCGGGGTGCGCACCGCCGTCGTGTTCCTGCTCGGCCATGTGCTGGCGACGCTGCTCACCGAGCTCCCGGTGGGCCTCTCCGTCGCCGTCGGGCATCTCCCGGCCAGCTCGCTGCGCCGTCTGGACTACGGGGTCAGCTACGGGCTGATCGCCTGCGCGGCCGCGCTCGCCGGGCTGCTGCCGCCCCGGCGGCGGTGGGCGCTGCTCGGCGGGATCGGCGCCGTGCTCGTCGCCGGGAGTTTTGTCGGGGCCGATCCGCTCACCGGGTGGGGCCATGCGTTCGCCCTGCTCACCGGCGTTGTCTGCGGGCCGTATGTGCGGCGGAGGGCCAGGCGGCGGGCGTCGGCGCGGCACGCCGAATGTGGTATCGCTCACAGCGAACAGGTGACCGGGAACACGCGGAGGCCCTCCGCGCATTGA